The nucleotide sequence CGACGGCAACGACAGCTTCGGCCCGATCAGCCTGCGTGAGGCCATGCGGGAATCGGTCAACTCCCCGTACGTCCAGCTCGGCATGGACATCGGCATCCCCCAGGTCAGGCAGTCCGCGATCGACGCCGGGCTGCTGAAGTCGTCCCTGGGCGCTGAAACCAAAGTGGAAACGCCGTCCTTCTCCATCGGCATCTCCGACCCCAGTGCCATCCGCATGGCGGGTGCCTACTCCACCTTCGCCGCGCACGGTGAGCAGCGTGACCCGTACTCGGTGACCGAGGTGCAGCACGCCGGCAAGGTCGTCTACAAGTACGAGGACAAGGCGAAGCGGGCCTACTCGACGCAGGTCGCCGACAACGTCACCGACGTCCTGCGGACCGTGGTCGACAAGGGCACCGGTACGAACGCGCAGCTCAAGGGACGCCAGGTGGCCGGCAAGACCGGTACGACCGACGGCAACAAGTCCGCCTGGTTCGTCGGCTACACCCCGCAGCTGTCGACCGCGATCTCCATGTACCGCCTCGACGACAACGCCGACGCCAAGGACCGCAAGTTCCTGGAGATGTACGGCACAGGCAACCAGGCGAAGATCCACGGTGCCTCGTTCCCCTCGGAGATCTTCCACGACTACATGGAAGCCGCGCTGAAGGGGGAAGAGGCCCTGACCTTCCCGAAGCCCGAGCCGATCGGCTCGGCCGTCTTCGGCGGCGGTGCCAGCAGCCCGAAGCCCACGCCCACCGAGACACCGTCCGAGACGCCCTCCGAGACACCTTCGGAGACGACGCAGGCCCCCCCCTCGTCGTCCCAGGCCCCGCCGCCGTCCAGCCCGAGCTGTGACAAGTTCTTCGGCTGCGCCGACCAGGGTGGCGCGAACCAGGGCGGTGACAACGGCGGGAACGGCGGCGAAGGAACCCCGACGACCACACCGCCGGGCGGCGACCAGGGCGGAACGGACCAGGGAGGCGGCGAGAACACCGGGAATCCGGACGGCGGAGGCCAGGACGACGGAGGCTTCTTCGGCGGCCCCGGCGGCTGACAGGCCGCTCGGCGCCGTGTTCCTCCAGGGCCGCCGCACCAAGCGCGTACAGACCTTGTACGCCTCGGTGCGGCGGCCCTCGCCATGCGCACAGCGGCGTACGGCAGGATGTCCAGCATGCCGAGCGCAGAAGAGACAACCGTGCACCAGGACCAATCGGTCGTAGCGCCCACCCGGCGTGACAGCGTCGCCGCTGCGGGCAGCGAACTGATCGGCGGCCCGGCCGGCCGCTGGGCCTGGCTCGGCAGCAGCCGGCTCACCCCCGTACGCGTCGTCGCGCTGGTGGCGCTCGGCATGTTCGCGCTCGGCCTGGCGCAGAAGATGCCCTGCTACGACTGGGCGTGGTTCCGCGGCACCAGCTCGCAGTACACCCACGCCTGCTACTCCGACATCCCGCACCTCTACCTCGGGCGCGGCTTCGCGGACGGCCGGATTCCGTACTTCGACCAGCTCAGCGGCGACATGGACTACCTGGAGTACCCCGTACTCACAGGACTGTTCATGCAGGTCGCCTCCTGGTTCACGCCGAGCGGCGGCACGCTCATACACCGCGAGCAGGTGTACTGGCTGGTCAACGCCGGCATGCTGACGGTCTGCGCGGCGGTCATCGCCGTCTGCACCGCGCGCACCCACCGCCGCCGCCCCTGGGACGCCCTCCTGGTCGCGCTCGCGCCCGCCTTCGTGCTCACCGCCACCATCAACTGGGACCTGCTGGCCGTCGCCCTCACAGCGGCGGCCATGCTCATGTGGTCACGCGGCAGGAACCTGGCCTTCGGCATCCTCATCGGGCTCGCCACGGCGGCCAAGCTCTACCCCGTCCTGCTGCTGGGGCCGCTGCTCGTGCTGTGCTGGCGGGCCGGCAAGTACCGCGCGTACGGGGCGGCGGTGCTCGGCGCCGCCGGCGCCTGGCTCGTGGTCAACCTGCCGGTGATGCTGCTGGCACCCGA is from Streptomyces sp. NBC_00370 and encodes:
- a CDS encoding glycosyltransferase family 87 protein translates to MPSAEETTVHQDQSVVAPTRRDSVAAAGSELIGGPAGRWAWLGSSRLTPVRVVALVALGMFALGLAQKMPCYDWAWFRGTSSQYTHACYSDIPHLYLGRGFADGRIPYFDQLSGDMDYLEYPVLTGLFMQVASWFTPSGGTLIHREQVYWLVNAGMLTVCAAVIAVCTARTHRRRPWDALLVALAPAFVLTATINWDLLAVALTAAAMLMWSRGRNLAFGILIGLATAAKLYPVLLLGPLLVLCWRAGKYRAYGAAVLGAAGAWLVVNLPVMLLAPEGWKKFYAFSQERQVDFGSFWLIITQRTGSGFEVGTVNTYATLLMLLACAGIGALALMAPRRPRFGQLAFLVVAAFILTNKVYSPQYVLWLVPLAALARPRWRDFLIWQACEVMYYLGIWMYLAYTSSGDAHKGLPTEGYQLAIAIHLAGTLYLCALVVRDALLPERDGVRTDGSDDPSGGVLDGAPDVFVLGDAARPGPREDRSGPWTEVEWGRPSEDA